A genomic window from Halogeometricum sp. S3BR5-2 includes:
- a CDS encoding DUF1616 domain-containing protein, which produces MRNSPERTSGAVGLAVESILVVAALAVFGAAALTLPPGPTRIAVVLLGLLWLPGYAITTLVFPKRVVERPARSRRLGRTDTGSRRGTLTGAQRAGLSLGLSVAVLPVFGVAIVASPLALSIQVVLAAVVGFTVLVFALGVVRRVRKREESRYVLPLASFRRTVGAGFEGSTLDVALNVLLVLVLVVASAGFLGAVALPQDQTTFTRVSLLTENDEGNLVANGYQTDLTVGETAEYVLEVANHEDGPTTYTIVVEQQEVGENGNIVRSAEVDRYQRNIGENVTWQLRHELQPTFAGDNLRYTYLVYRGEAPDDPSVDSAYRHLTLDINVSES; this is translated from the coding sequence GTGCGAAACTCGCCTGAGCGGACGTCCGGCGCGGTCGGGTTGGCCGTCGAGTCCATCCTCGTCGTCGCCGCCCTCGCCGTGTTCGGCGCGGCGGCGCTGACGCTTCCTCCGGGCCCGACCCGAATCGCCGTCGTCCTACTCGGACTGCTGTGGCTGCCGGGGTACGCCATCACGACGCTGGTGTTCCCGAAGCGCGTCGTCGAGCGACCGGCGCGGAGCCGTCGACTCGGGCGGACCGACACCGGGTCGCGCCGCGGGACGCTGACGGGCGCACAGCGGGCGGGGCTCTCGCTCGGCCTCAGCGTGGCCGTGCTCCCGGTGTTCGGCGTCGCCATCGTGGCAAGCCCGCTCGCGCTCTCGATACAGGTGGTGCTGGCCGCAGTGGTCGGATTCACCGTGCTCGTGTTCGCCCTCGGCGTCGTGCGCCGGGTACGGAAGCGCGAGGAGAGCCGGTACGTGCTACCGCTGGCCTCGTTCCGACGGACCGTCGGCGCCGGGTTCGAGGGGTCGACCCTCGACGTCGCGCTGAACGTCCTGCTGGTGCTGGTCCTCGTCGTCGCCAGCGCCGGGTTCCTCGGGGCGGTGGCGCTCCCGCAGGACCAGACGACGTTCACGCGGGTGTCGCTGCTCACCGAGAACGACGAGGGGAACCTCGTCGCCAACGGGTACCAGACGGACCTCACGGTGGGCGAAACCGCCGAATACGTGCTCGAAGTCGCCAACCACGAGGACGGACCGACGACGTACACCATCGTCGTCGAACAGCAGGAGGTGGGCGAGAACGGCAACATCGTCAGGTCCGCCGAGGTGGACCGGTACCAGCGGAACATCGGCGAGAACGTGACCTGGCAGTTACGGCACGAACTCCAGCCGACGTTCGCCGGCGACAACCTCCGGTACACCTATCTCGTCTACCGGGGCGAGGCGCCGGACGACCCGAGCGTCGACTCGGCGTACCGCCATCTGACGCTGGACATCAACGTCAGCGAATCGTAG
- a CDS encoding glycosyltransferase family 2 protein: MYRNSSVAVVVPAYNEEGFVGDVVRGIPAYVDKIYAVDDRSTDGTWEELRACAEQVNAESDGERVVPIRHERNRGVGGAIKTGYGQALRDEMDVTAVIAGDGQMDPSKLTQFLDPIVDGEADYTKGNRLWREDTWREMSRWRLFGNRLLTVLTRIASGYWGMVDPQNGYAAISLRALEELPVDDLYEEYGFLNDLLVHLNVQGLRIADVPHEAVYGDEQSGIKYSTFVPRLSRLLLRDFLWRLKMKYFVYDFHPTGLCYALGAAGTGAGALATLKALADRDAENRFTNLLLSGAVSLLGWLFLVVAVVLDIDRNADLVASGEYGERRAEEDIPDAAYAQTGDATNGAPETGGDADSEVGSEGEDGNGNGADGLPGETDEAAGGSGR, translated from the coding sequence GTGTATCGGAACAGTAGCGTCGCCGTCGTCGTCCCCGCCTACAACGAGGAGGGGTTCGTCGGCGACGTGGTGCGCGGCATCCCGGCCTACGTCGACAAGATATACGCCGTCGACGACCGCTCGACCGACGGGACGTGGGAGGAGTTGCGCGCGTGCGCGGAGCAGGTGAACGCCGAGAGCGACGGAGAGCGCGTCGTCCCCATCCGTCACGAGCGGAACCGCGGCGTCGGCGGCGCCATCAAGACCGGATACGGACAGGCGCTGCGCGACGAGATGGACGTGACGGCCGTCATCGCCGGCGACGGACAGATGGACCCGAGCAAACTGACGCAGTTTCTCGACCCCATCGTCGACGGCGAGGCGGACTACACGAAGGGCAACCGCCTCTGGCGCGAGGACACGTGGCGCGAGATGTCGCGGTGGCGCCTGTTCGGCAACCGCCTGCTCACCGTCCTGACGAGGATAGCCAGCGGCTACTGGGGGATGGTCGACCCGCAGAACGGCTACGCGGCCATCTCGCTGCGGGCGCTCGAAGAACTGCCCGTCGACGACCTCTACGAGGAGTACGGCTTCCTCAACGACCTGCTCGTCCACCTCAACGTGCAGGGCCTTCGCATCGCCGACGTGCCGCACGAGGCGGTGTACGGCGACGAGCAGAGCGGTATCAAATACTCGACGTTCGTCCCGCGGCTGTCGAGGCTCCTCCTGCGCGACTTCCTCTGGCGGCTGAAGATGAAGTACTTCGTCTACGACTTCCACCCGACGGGGCTGTGCTACGCGCTCGGCGCCGCCGGAACCGGCGCGGGCGCGCTCGCGACGCTGAAGGCGCTTGCCGACCGCGACGCCGAGAACCGCTTCACGAACCTGCTGCTGTCCGGCGCCGTCTCGCTGCTCGGATGGCTGTTCCTCGTCGTCGCCGTCGTCCTCGACATCGACCGGAACGCCGACCTGGTGGCGTCCGGCGAGTACGGCGAGCGACGCGCGGAGGAGGACATCCCGGACGCGGCGTACGCGCAGACGGGCGACGCGACGAACGGCGCCCCGGAGACGGGGGGCGACGCCGACTCCGAGGTCGGGAGCGAAGGCGAAGACGGGAACGGGAACGGCGCGGACGGCCTCCCGGGAGAGACCGACGAGGCCGCCGGAGGGAGCGGGCGGTGA
- a CDS encoding nucleotide sugar dehydrogenase produces the protein MGLYGSQRDPEEQRRAFTSGEVPVSVVGLGKMGLPLAAVYAETAGDVVGVDVDQDVVDGINEGRSHIKGEPGLSDLVAEQVEAGRLRATTSAAEAAEAAAVHVVIVPTPLTDDHEPDLSALTAAVEGIGEGLSKGDLVVVECTVPPGTCERRVRPLLSSVSGLDEDEFGVAFCPERTSSGRALKDIRGAYPKVVGGADEESGRAAELVYGELTTNDIVPMEDATSAEAVKLFEGVYRDVNIALANELAKLDRDLGIDVNEAIDAANTQPFCDIHTPGPGVGGHCIPFYPYFIMKYTETDTPLLRTAREVNDSMPGHTVDLLTDGLEAMGRDVDGSTVAVLGITYRAGVEETRKTPAAGVIDGLNARGAKVLAADPLIDDIESFGATPVEARDVPDADVDAVVLVTAHEEFADVDWARLEDALLVDGRGVLEEWCGDGDHRILTIGGGERVSEQ, from the coding sequence ATGGGCCTGTACGGCAGTCAGCGAGACCCCGAAGAACAGCGACGGGCGTTCACGTCCGGCGAGGTGCCGGTCTCCGTCGTCGGCCTCGGGAAGATGGGCCTGCCGCTCGCGGCGGTGTACGCAGAGACGGCCGGCGACGTCGTCGGCGTCGACGTCGACCAAGACGTGGTCGACGGCATCAACGAGGGCCGCTCGCACATCAAGGGCGAACCGGGCCTCTCGGACCTCGTCGCCGAACAGGTGGAGGCGGGGCGACTCCGCGCCACCACCTCGGCCGCCGAGGCCGCGGAAGCCGCGGCGGTCCACGTCGTCATCGTCCCGACGCCGTTGACGGACGACCACGAACCGGACCTCTCGGCGCTGACCGCCGCCGTCGAGGGCATCGGCGAGGGCCTCTCGAAGGGCGACCTCGTCGTCGTCGAGTGCACCGTCCCGCCGGGGACGTGCGAACGCCGCGTTCGCCCGCTCCTCTCGTCGGTCAGCGGCCTCGACGAGGACGAGTTCGGCGTCGCCTTCTGTCCCGAGCGGACGTCCAGCGGACGGGCGCTGAAGGACATCCGCGGCGCGTACCCCAAAGTCGTCGGCGGCGCCGACGAGGAGAGCGGCCGCGCGGCCGAACTCGTCTACGGCGAACTCACGACGAACGACATCGTCCCGATGGAGGACGCGACCTCCGCCGAGGCGGTGAAACTGTTCGAGGGCGTCTACCGCGACGTGAACATCGCCCTGGCGAACGAACTCGCCAAACTCGACCGCGACCTCGGAATCGACGTCAACGAGGCCATCGACGCGGCGAACACCCAACCGTTCTGCGACATCCACACGCCCGGACCGGGCGTCGGGGGCCACTGCATCCCCTTCTACCCGTACTTCATCATGAAGTACACCGAGACCGACACCCCGCTGCTCCGGACGGCGCGCGAGGTGAACGACTCGATGCCCGGCCACACCGTGGACCTACTGACGGACGGTCTGGAGGCGATGGGGCGCGACGTGGACGGGTCGACCGTCGCGGTGCTCGGAATCACCTATCGGGCCGGCGTCGAGGAGACGCGGAAGACGCCCGCCGCCGGCGTCATCGACGGCCTGAACGCGCGCGGCGCGAAGGTGCTCGCCGCCGACCCCCTCATCGACGACATCGAGTCGTTCGGCGCGACGCCCGTCGAGGCCCGAGACGTTCCCGACGCGGACGTCGACGCCGTCGTCCTCGTCACCGCACACGAGGAGTTCGCCGACGTCGACTGGGCGCGCCTCGAAGACGCCCTCCTCGTCGACGGGCGCGGCGTCCTCGAGGAGTGGTGCGGCGACGGCGACCACCGCATCCTGACTATCGGAGGAGGAGAGCGTGTATCGGAACAGTAG